A single Lancefieldella parvula DSM 20469 DNA region contains:
- the rpsG gene encoding 30S ribosomal protein S7, with product MPRRAAAVRREVMPDAVYNNRLVTQLINKVLLDGKKATAERIVYGAFDIVAEKTGEDALTVFKKAMDNIRPTLEVKPKRVGGATYQVPMEVNSRRATTLAIRWMVTFSRSRKEKTMAERLANEIIDATNGVGASVKRREDLYKMAEANRAFSHYRF from the coding sequence ATGCCGCGTCGCGCAGCAGCAGTACGTCGTGAGGTTATGCCTGACGCCGTCTACAACAATCGTCTGGTAACCCAGCTCATTAACAAGGTCCTTCTCGACGGTAAGAAAGCAACCGCAGAGCGTATTGTCTACGGTGCATTTGACATCGTTGCAGAGAAGACTGGCGAGGATGCCCTCACTGTCTTCAAGAAGGCTATGGATAACATTCGCCCAACACTTGAGGTTAAGCCTAAGCGTGTTGGTGGCGCTACTTATCAGGTCCCAATGGAGGTTAACTCCCGCCGTGCAACTACTCTTGCTATTCGCTGGATGGTCACTTTCAGCCGTAGCCGTAAAGAGAAGACCATGGCAGAGCGTCTTGCAAACGAGATCATCGACGCAACTAATGGCGTAGGTGCATCCGTCAAGCGCCGCGAGGACCTGTACAAGATGGCTGAGGCCAACCGCGCCTTCTCCCACTACCGCTTCTAG
- the rpsL gene encoding 30S ribosomal protein S12 encodes MPTINQLVRKGRVSVKSKSKNAALQHNPQKRGVCTRVFTTTPKKPNSALRKVARVRLVNGIEVTAYIPGEGHNLQEHSIVLVRGGRVRDLPGVRYKVVRGAFDCAAVQNRAQGRSRYGTKRAK; translated from the coding sequence TTGCCTACTATTAACCAGCTCGTACGTAAGGGCCGCGTGAGCGTCAAGTCAAAGTCCAAGAACGCCGCTCTTCAGCACAACCCACAGAAGCGCGGTGTTTGCACCCGCGTTTTCACCACAACGCCAAAGAAGCCTAACTCAGCACTCCGTAAGGTTGCTCGTGTTCGTCTTGTTAATGGCATTGAGGTAACCGCTTACATTCCTGGTGAGGGCCACAACCTCCAGGAGCACTCCATTGTTCTGGTTCGTGGCGGCCGTGTCCGTGACCTTCCTGGTGTTCGTTATAAGGTTGTTCGCGGTGCATTCGACTGCGCAGCAGTTCAGAATCGTGCTCAGGGCCGTTCTCGTTACGGCACTAAGCGTGCTAAGTAA
- a CDS encoding GNAT family N-acetyltransferase, translating to MLSLQRIDGRNVWDILKLKVSKEQQSYVAGNDVSLIEAYISKTENGQIFPFGIYKDDVPVGFLMIGFGTDSSWDDAPAIAQNNYDLRRLMIDIKYQGRGYGKEALNLALEFIHTFPCGKAEYCWLSYEPENKVARDLYRSFGFVETGEKDGEELIAVLKLVSDVSEVSSTKELLDNGAVFSSDNEELLAQFFQAENMRDWETYETFLAKDVVWELREAGQTKIIKGKCAYMNCIRSAYRGSNATFSCEGLYTGADNSCLAAMLVSDAGTRSCDMFWFEDGKIVFELEVILG from the coding sequence ATGTTAAGTCTTCAGCGCATAGACGGAAGAAATGTATGGGACATCCTTAAGCTTAAGGTGTCCAAAGAGCAGCAAAGTTATGTTGCCGGCAATGATGTAAGTCTTATCGAAGCCTATATTTCTAAGACAGAAAACGGACAGATCTTTCCCTTTGGTATATACAAAGATGATGTTCCGGTAGGTTTTTTAATGATTGGTTTTGGTACAGACAGCAGCTGGGATGACGCTCCAGCAATAGCTCAAAATAACTACGATCTCCGACGCTTGATGATTGATATAAAGTATCAAGGTAGGGGATACGGTAAAGAAGCGCTCAACCTTGCGTTGGAGTTTATACACACTTTTCCTTGTGGAAAAGCAGAGTATTGTTGGCTTTCTTATGAGCCTGAAAATAAAGTTGCTCGGGATCTCTATCGTTCGTTTGGATTTGTTGAGACGGGCGAGAAGGACGGCGAAGAATTGATTGCCGTTTTGAAGTTAGTCTCAGATGTATCTGAAGTATCCAGCACTAAGGAACTTCTCGATAACGGTGCGGTATTTTCTTCTGACAATGAAGAACTTCTCGCTCAGTTCTTCCAAGCGGAAAATATGCGCGATTGGGAAACATACGAGACATTTCTTGCCAAGGATGTTGTTTGGGAACTTCGAGAAGCTGGGCAAACTAAGATAATCAAAGGCAAGTGCGCCTATATGAACTGTATTCGTTCGGCGTACAGGGGGAGTAATGCAACGTTTAGCTGCGAAGGCCTGTACACAGGAGCCGATAATTCATGCCTTGCCGCTATGCTTGTAAGCGATGCGGGTACACGTTCATGTGACATGTTTTGGTTTGAAGACGGGAAGATTGTCTTTGAGCTTGAGGTTATTTTGGGCTAA